One genomic window of Equus caballus isolate H_3958 breed thoroughbred chromosome 6, TB-T2T, whole genome shotgun sequence includes the following:
- the STK38L gene encoding serine/threonine-protein kinase 38-like isoform X3, which produces MSKKLRRSQHARKETEFLRLKRTRLGLDDFESLKVIGRGAFGEVRLVQKKDTGHIYAMKILRKADMLEKEQVAHIRAERDILVEADGAWVVKMFYSFQDKRNLYLIMEFLPGGDMMTLLMKKDTLTEEETQFYISETVLAIDAIHQLGFIHRDIKPDNLLLDAKGHVKLSDFGLCTGLKKAHRTEFYRNLTHNPPSDFSFQNMNSKRKAETWKKNRRQLAYSTVGTPDYIAPEVFMQTGYNKLCDWWSLGVIMYEMLIGYPPFCSETPQETYRKVMNWKETLVFPPEVPISEKAKDLILRFCVDSENRIGNSGVEEIKDHPFFEGVDWGHIRERPAAIPIEIKSIDDTSNFDDFPESDILQPVPNTTEPDYKSKDWVFLNYTYKRFEGLTQRGSIPTYMKAGKL; this is translated from the exons ATGAGC aaaaaattacgCCGATCACAGCATGCTCGCAAGGAAACAGAGTTCCTGCGGCTCAAGAGGACCAGACTTGGCTTGGATGACTTTGAGTCTCTGAAAGTTATAGGAAGAGGAGCGTTTGGAGAG GTACGGCTGGTCCAGAAGAAAGATACAGGCCACATCTATGCGATGAAGATATTGAGAAAAGCTGATATGCTTGAGAAGGAACAG GTGGCCCATATCCGAGCAGAAAGAGATATTTTGGTAGAAGCAGATGGTGCCTGGGTGGTGAagatgttttacagttttcaagaTAAGAGGAACCTTTATCTAATCATGGAATTTCTCCCTGGAG gTGACATGATGACATTGCTAATGAAGAAAGATACcttgacagaagaggaaacacagTTCTACATCTCAGAGACTGTTCTGGCAATAGATGCAATCCATCAGTTGGGTTTCATCCATCGGGATATTAAACCAGACAATCTTTTATTGGATGCCAAG ggtcaTGTAAAATTATCTGATTTTGGTTTGTGCACGGGATTAAAGAAAGCTCACAGGACTGAattctacagaaaccttacacaCAACCCACCAAGTGACTTCT CGTTTCAGAACATGAATtcaaagaggaaagcagaaacgTGGAAGAAGAACAGGAGACAACTG gcgtATTCCACAGTTGGGACACCAGATTACATTGCTCCGGAAGTATTCATGCAGACTGGTTACAACAAATTGTGTGACTGGTGGTCTTTGGGAGTGATTATGTATGAAATGCTAATAG GATACCCACCTTTCTGTTCTGAAACACCGCaagaaacatacagaaaagtgatGAACTGGAAAGAAACTCTGGTATTCCCTCCAGAGGTGCCTATATCTGAGAAAGCCAAGGACTTAATTCTTAG ATTTTGTGTTGATTCTGAAAATAGAATTGGAAATAGTGgagtagaagaaataaaagatcatCCCTTTTTTGAAGGTGTAGACTGGGGGCACATCAG GGAAAGGCCAGCTGCAATCCCTATAGAAATCAAAAGCATTGATGATACTTCAAATTTTGATGACTTTCCTGAATCTGATATTTTACAACCGG TGCCAAACACCACAGAACCGGACTACAAATCCAAAGACTGGGTTTTTCTCAATTATACCTATAAAAGGTTTGAAGGGTTGACTCAGCGTGGCTCCATCCCCACCTACATGAAAGCTGGGAAATTATGA
- the STK38L gene encoding serine/threonine-protein kinase 38-like isoform X1 translates to MGVSVTMAMTAGTTTTFPMSNHTRERVTVAKLTLENFYSNLILQHEERETRQKKLEVAMEEEGLADEEKKLRRSQHARKETEFLRLKRTRLGLDDFESLKVIGRGAFGEVRLVQKKDTGHIYAMKILRKADMLEKEQVAHIRAERDILVEADGAWVVKMFYSFQDKRNLYLIMEFLPGGDMMTLLMKKDTLTEEETQFYISETVLAIDAIHQLGFIHRDIKPDNLLLDAKGHVKLSDFGLCTGLKKAHRTEFYRNLTHNPPSDFSFQNMNSKRKAETWKKNRRQLAYSTVGTPDYIAPEVFMQTGYNKLCDWWSLGVIMYEMLIGYPPFCSETPQETYRKVMNWKETLVFPPEVPISEKAKDLILRFCVDSENRIGNSGVEEIKDHPFFEGVDWGHIRERPAAIPIEIKSIDDTSNFDDFPESDILQPVPNTTEPDYKSKDWVFLNYTYKRFEGLTQRGSIPTYMKAGKL, encoded by the exons TTTCTGTTACTATGGCAATGACGGCAGGGACTACAACCACCTTTCCTATGAGCAACCATACCCGGGAAAGAGTGACTGTGGCCAAGCTCACATTGGAGAATTTTTACAGCAACCTAATTTTACAGCatgaagagagagaaaccag gcagaagaaattagAAGTGGCCATGGAAGAAGAAGGATTAGCAGATGAAGAG aaaaaattacgCCGATCACAGCATGCTCGCAAGGAAACAGAGTTCCTGCGGCTCAAGAGGACCAGACTTGGCTTGGATGACTTTGAGTCTCTGAAAGTTATAGGAAGAGGAGCGTTTGGAGAG GTACGGCTGGTCCAGAAGAAAGATACAGGCCACATCTATGCGATGAAGATATTGAGAAAAGCTGATATGCTTGAGAAGGAACAG GTGGCCCATATCCGAGCAGAAAGAGATATTTTGGTAGAAGCAGATGGTGCCTGGGTGGTGAagatgttttacagttttcaagaTAAGAGGAACCTTTATCTAATCATGGAATTTCTCCCTGGAG gTGACATGATGACATTGCTAATGAAGAAAGATACcttgacagaagaggaaacacagTTCTACATCTCAGAGACTGTTCTGGCAATAGATGCAATCCATCAGTTGGGTTTCATCCATCGGGATATTAAACCAGACAATCTTTTATTGGATGCCAAG ggtcaTGTAAAATTATCTGATTTTGGTTTGTGCACGGGATTAAAGAAAGCTCACAGGACTGAattctacagaaaccttacacaCAACCCACCAAGTGACTTCT CGTTTCAGAACATGAATtcaaagaggaaagcagaaacgTGGAAGAAGAACAGGAGACAACTG gcgtATTCCACAGTTGGGACACCAGATTACATTGCTCCGGAAGTATTCATGCAGACTGGTTACAACAAATTGTGTGACTGGTGGTCTTTGGGAGTGATTATGTATGAAATGCTAATAG GATACCCACCTTTCTGTTCTGAAACACCGCaagaaacatacagaaaagtgatGAACTGGAAAGAAACTCTGGTATTCCCTCCAGAGGTGCCTATATCTGAGAAAGCCAAGGACTTAATTCTTAG ATTTTGTGTTGATTCTGAAAATAGAATTGGAAATAGTGgagtagaagaaataaaagatcatCCCTTTTTTGAAGGTGTAGACTGGGGGCACATCAG GGAAAGGCCAGCTGCAATCCCTATAGAAATCAAAAGCATTGATGATACTTCAAATTTTGATGACTTTCCTGAATCTGATATTTTACAACCGG TGCCAAACACCACAGAACCGGACTACAAATCCAAAGACTGGGTTTTTCTCAATTATACCTATAAAAGGTTTGAAGGGTTGACTCAGCGTGGCTCCATCCCCACCTACATGAAAGCTGGGAAATTATGA
- the STK38L gene encoding serine/threonine-protein kinase 38-like isoform X2, with protein sequence MAMTAGTTTTFPMSNHTRERVTVAKLTLENFYSNLILQHEERETRQKKLEVAMEEEGLADEEKKLRRSQHARKETEFLRLKRTRLGLDDFESLKVIGRGAFGEVRLVQKKDTGHIYAMKILRKADMLEKEQVAHIRAERDILVEADGAWVVKMFYSFQDKRNLYLIMEFLPGGDMMTLLMKKDTLTEEETQFYISETVLAIDAIHQLGFIHRDIKPDNLLLDAKGHVKLSDFGLCTGLKKAHRTEFYRNLTHNPPSDFSFQNMNSKRKAETWKKNRRQLAYSTVGTPDYIAPEVFMQTGYNKLCDWWSLGVIMYEMLIGYPPFCSETPQETYRKVMNWKETLVFPPEVPISEKAKDLILRFCVDSENRIGNSGVEEIKDHPFFEGVDWGHIRERPAAIPIEIKSIDDTSNFDDFPESDILQPVPNTTEPDYKSKDWVFLNYTYKRFEGLTQRGSIPTYMKAGKL encoded by the exons ATGGCAATGACGGCAGGGACTACAACCACCTTTCCTATGAGCAACCATACCCGGGAAAGAGTGACTGTGGCCAAGCTCACATTGGAGAATTTTTACAGCAACCTAATTTTACAGCatgaagagagagaaaccag gcagaagaaattagAAGTGGCCATGGAAGAAGAAGGATTAGCAGATGAAGAG aaaaaattacgCCGATCACAGCATGCTCGCAAGGAAACAGAGTTCCTGCGGCTCAAGAGGACCAGACTTGGCTTGGATGACTTTGAGTCTCTGAAAGTTATAGGAAGAGGAGCGTTTGGAGAG GTACGGCTGGTCCAGAAGAAAGATACAGGCCACATCTATGCGATGAAGATATTGAGAAAAGCTGATATGCTTGAGAAGGAACAG GTGGCCCATATCCGAGCAGAAAGAGATATTTTGGTAGAAGCAGATGGTGCCTGGGTGGTGAagatgttttacagttttcaagaTAAGAGGAACCTTTATCTAATCATGGAATTTCTCCCTGGAG gTGACATGATGACATTGCTAATGAAGAAAGATACcttgacagaagaggaaacacagTTCTACATCTCAGAGACTGTTCTGGCAATAGATGCAATCCATCAGTTGGGTTTCATCCATCGGGATATTAAACCAGACAATCTTTTATTGGATGCCAAG ggtcaTGTAAAATTATCTGATTTTGGTTTGTGCACGGGATTAAAGAAAGCTCACAGGACTGAattctacagaaaccttacacaCAACCCACCAAGTGACTTCT CGTTTCAGAACATGAATtcaaagaggaaagcagaaacgTGGAAGAAGAACAGGAGACAACTG gcgtATTCCACAGTTGGGACACCAGATTACATTGCTCCGGAAGTATTCATGCAGACTGGTTACAACAAATTGTGTGACTGGTGGTCTTTGGGAGTGATTATGTATGAAATGCTAATAG GATACCCACCTTTCTGTTCTGAAACACCGCaagaaacatacagaaaagtgatGAACTGGAAAGAAACTCTGGTATTCCCTCCAGAGGTGCCTATATCTGAGAAAGCCAAGGACTTAATTCTTAG ATTTTGTGTTGATTCTGAAAATAGAATTGGAAATAGTGgagtagaagaaataaaagatcatCCCTTTTTTGAAGGTGTAGACTGGGGGCACATCAG GGAAAGGCCAGCTGCAATCCCTATAGAAATCAAAAGCATTGATGATACTTCAAATTTTGATGACTTTCCTGAATCTGATATTTTACAACCGG TGCCAAACACCACAGAACCGGACTACAAATCCAAAGACTGGGTTTTTCTCAATTATACCTATAAAAGGTTTGAAGGGTTGACTCAGCGTGGCTCCATCCCCACCTACATGAAAGCTGGGAAATTATGA